One Psilocybe cubensis strain MGC-MH-2018 chromosome 9, whole genome shotgun sequence genomic window, AAGCTTAAATTGCTTGCGGGGCCATTGCGTGCAGATCACAACTGTTTGCGTGTCAATTGCACGCACTTAATTGGGTCGCGTGCCGTCGCGTGCCATCGCGTTAACGTGGGAAAGTGGGTCGCGTGCTACTTGCGTGGCAAATGCGTGCGATTGAGTGCACCTAGCGTGCTGTGGTGTCACGCTGGTGGTCGTTCAACAACATAAGTTGCATgtcaaaaagacaaaattgtcgttttttccaagttcaccATTTGAACGGATATTACCGATCATAAACCTTTGCCGATTTTATTGCCGACTCTTGGTTGCGGAGTCGGAGATTGTTGCAAGGCATGCCGAGGGACACGGCATACCAGACCATCCCTTGAGTTCATTGTTTGTATGGCCCCTAtaacaacaaattgaagtTCTACCGTTTCCGAGCCTCAATCACCCACACTGACCGTGTAGTATAGACTTTTAAAGGCATATATGTTAATTAATTCAAATACAGCATAAACCATGTAATAACCTACATTCTAACTGCTTGATACCCGTAGTGCTGGCCGACATAGTACAAGGGCATACTAACAATACATTAAATAATTATAAATGAACGCTAACGATCACTGTTACATTAAAATCCTATGTGTGACACGGTTGTGACAATGCGTGCAGCACACATCAatatgcgtgcagaacatagttgttgcgcaaaaatgcgtgtcacgcaagcacacgcaaaaacgcacgcacgcgaacagccacgctgatttctgtatgcccGTTTTTTTCTGGCTCGTTCTCCATGTTAGTAAACTGGTTTAGAtatatgacacgattttccgttgaaaatgcgaagtggCTGTCATCTGGGTTTGGTCAGTACAAAAATAGCAAGTCCAGAACCTTAGTACGTACATTAGTGTTAGGTTTTGTAATGTGCTACTTAGTTCTTAGTGCATACACCCTGAGTCGAACAACACATTGTGGTGTGGTCGTACTGGGGCCTTGCTCTGTACTGACGTATGGAAAAGTTTTCTTAATAGCAATACAGTACTATAGGGCTAACATCAACATAAACCAAGGTCAATTATCTTTTATACAACCCTCATGATTATTTCCCAGATTCCCTGATATTTTCTCATTTCCAACCTGTCTCGTCTTCTTTGGCTTCATGATGGAAAATGTAATTGTACCGGAAGCATCCACGGCATGATGGATTTCCCAGCATTATGCTTCGCCGTGCATAGGCCGATAGAAAGTCAGAAGAATAACAGATTttttggaataaataaaagttTAATTATCTACTGAAACGGCTGCCGTAGGTATGCACATACTCAGAGGGACCCTCCCTATATCATTATCTACCTGTAAGCCGTAGATTTTTATCAAAGCCACGACCTGACCACGACCTGACCACGACACAAGTTTAGATTTACCACGGTCTGTGCTAAATTTAACTAAATACCAGGTACCTGGATGTTCACACATTCAAAAAGTAAGTACTACAGTATAAGGAAAGGCCGGAATCTAGCCAGTACAATGGTACTTCTAAACGTTCGctttttcaacggaaaatcgtgtcatattAGATGCTACTGATTTTTCCGGACCTTGATGGCTAATGCTTTTAATCGTAGTCTATACTAGACGAAGTGCCTCCAGGATTTTGCATTGCACTACCATGTGTGGTCTCAAATCGTCTAGTTCTAAACATGTGTAGAGTAGCATTTCATGAATCAGCAAAAGGGCCAGTAGGGGAAGAAGTGACGAGGAACCCCGTCAGTGTATACCTGTACAGTTTTTTATCTCTATCGGAGGGCCGGGTATCTCGCAGGGACATAATATCCCGTCGTTAGATACAACGATCGATGAAACAAGGTTCGTGACTCGGTACTTGTCCATTACATACCAGCTAACCCATTTTCTCTCATTGACAGCAAAAGTCAGAGCAGGAAATACGTGCCTCCGTTCATTCATACTATACTTTACTTTCTAAAAATGAAGCCTTGGGTTTGTTAAAATATATATCTGGCTCACCGTCTTCCAACGATTCTGTGATATATGACTACAAGAAATCAATGATATTGTTCTTTCAAGTGAATTGGTCACGCGAATCAGCCATGATCATTCGGAACTTGGAACTTAGTTACCTCTGGATGAGGGGCGCAGTTTGCAGGGTTATCGAGGCAGTTTTCCCAAAGTAAAGACATCTGCTGTTTCTGATATCTCTTTGTACACGAATCAGAAATCAGGATGCGTATATCAACCCAAGAATCAAGCGCAGTATAGAATGCATGGTGAAGTGAGGTGGTGTCTGCGAGACACGTGGACGTAGCTGCATGTTGCGACGGCTAAAATAAATACGCAGATTAGGATATCTTGAACAACATACCTACGTTAAAATATACCGGATGTGGCGGTATTGTGTGAAGGACTTGATGAAAATTGCCTACATCAGATCTTAACCATGTACTGTGCTATCCGCAGTGGGAGTCAAGGTAATTAGTAGAGCAGTACGCCAACCTATTAATAATGAAGTGGTCTCCTGCCAATGGCCACCTGAAGATTGTGATTTCCCACCCGTTGACGTGTCGAGGTTTCAGTGTGTTTCAGATAGAAGTGTTAATTAAAGCCTCAACAAGTATATAAAACTATTTGCCTAGTGCTAGTGCTTTTTTGGCAGGCGCATAACAGCGAATCCTTGTTCACACACCCAGTGACATCCTGCCAATGTATTCATTGTGGAGCGTGTTCTGGGACATCAGAACCACTCGTTACTGCTACTGTGGGTGATATTTCTGTTAATTTTTGACTGAAGAGCCCAGCTTCTCATGATTTTAAACCTTTCAGTGTCTGCGACGTGTATGATTCTCTTTGATCATTGTCCGTTTTCTATTTGTTACAATTTTCACTGGAAGTCTCATGAGTATAACGATTACAGTAATTACACTGGATCAAGAGGTAAATTTCCCACCTTGAACTTTTAGCAAAGCTTATACTTTATACAGGTCGAACTAATATGGGTACGTTCATCACGACTTCACTTGCAGCGAAACTGAACGAATCTTTGACAGATGGGTGCTTGGTCAATGGGAAAGATATTATTTCTAGCTGTAGGTACAGACATGCCGCTAGTGAAATAGCTGATCGagttattttttttggtagAATCGATACTATGTGCTCGCCTCTGTTATGTGTGTATAATCGATATACGGTACCATTTTTTCGTATGATGCTCACCGATATGCTGTAACCAGATTCAATGCCTACGGTAATAACATTTGCGACTACTATGAGTATAAATCTCACGCCGTAATTCCGAAGTGATGTACTTTTCGATGTTCAATGACATAGTAAGTTGGTCTTCGGATTCATTAGTCAATCTCTTGCTGAATATTTGAAAAGAGCTGTGAGTTTGTAGCTACATGTCCTCAGATTCTGGCATGGAGCGCACCTAATGTCAATACAGGCTTGAGTTTTATTCGTTGGCAGGGGTGGACATGCTTAGCGGTTAGTATGATGGCTGAAGGTACCAGTTATGCGACGCATATTCCATTTCTGCCTTGCTTATCCTGTTGTAGGAATACTCCAGATCAGGATTTTCGCGCTTTATCTGTTGAACAAGCGTGTAATAATCACCGTACTGACATTGTTTGCGTTATCGTCCGCCCTTTCCGCTATAGTAATGGGATACGTACTGAGTATATTAGAAGGTCAGAATTCTTCATCCCCAATTGCTGGCGTTCAATCTCATGTTTTTGTCAACAGCAACCGAGTTTAATGACCCTGGAGGGGTTTTCTGCATAACGAAAAGGAGACAGAATCCTTTCTATGTCTTTTGGATACCAACTATCTGTTTTGAAGTTCTTCTTTTTACACTAGCATTGTTCCGGTCGATAACCTTATCGAAATCTATCGAACTCGGGGAAGGAGAAACGACGGTGTTTAGAAGTGGTCAACGCATGGTGATTATTCTTTTCCGTGACTCTCTCATATATTTCTTAGCGTGAGCATCTCAACCTACGTTGTTTTATCCACATAAACATACACTAATGATTTGCATCTCATTTTCAGAATTGGAGCGATTTATTTGACCGCAATGATCTTCTGGATGGTAGCTCGTGTCAGTGAGATGCCAGAGATTCCATCAGATCCTCGGTGAAGAATAAGTGTGCTAATACCTGATTTTATAGCCCGAGTTAGGTCAAGTTCCTTTGGGATTTTGCGCGGCCTTTCCAAGTGTATTAGCCAACCGCCTTGTTTTGAACATTCGCAGTATCCTTTCACACAGCGTTACACAGACGTCATCTCCACCAGAGCTCACAGAAAACCCTCTCAGCGGATCCGGGTACCACTTCCGCACGTATCACGAAGACACCAGGAACTTTGAAAGCATGCTTTGATATATCAACATCTGATTCCTGGTACAAAACTACCTTCCACAACACGAAGGAAGGCTTCTGGGGTTAACTATCCGGTGATAGGATCCTACGTTGTCTATGGCTGAAGACTCCAACGCACCCGCGCTTCAAGTTTCGACTGACTGATGAATCTCGCATGGAACATTAAATTACGTTAATAGTCAGTTAATTATTTCAAGACCCACCACCGTTGCATTTTGTATCAATTTTTCATTATACTATCCGTTAATTAATGATTTTCAATGTCGGACCATCAAACACCGGACACGATGATGGTGATATTTAAGGACAGCGATGCCCACGCACCATGCGCCAATCCATTGATAGACCCAAGCTATACTTACACGTACGAGGCTGCGCATGTCATCAGGGTCAAGACACAGCGACCAACCACCACAAAACCATCATACTCACGGGATTGTGTCAAGCTGACGCTGATCGTACTCGCATCCCGATGTCAAGGTAGGTAGGAATTAAAACATCAGGTGGAATAGCCTCGGTATGATGCCTCCTAGGTAATACCGTTTTGCGCATGTCATATCACAGAAGCTGAGATGGTTGCGCAGAGAAAATTTACTGGGGCCACTGACCACAATGGGGGCTTGCCACTGATCGCAGTGCAGTGGCATACCGACAGTGATGGACAAGCGCTTATACATACACCATGACGGGAACAAATTGCCAAGCGACAGTTTCCCGCAGGCGAGCACTCCAAAGCACTCACTATGAGAACCAGCAAACAAGACGAGTTCACATGGTTAAACACACTGGTACTTGCTAAGCAGAGGGTGTAGTTCGAGACTTTTGTGGGGTTCACATATAACGCAGATACAACGTACGGCCAGAGCTTGTTTCCATCTCACTTCCGCGAACAGGAAGATTAGATTAAGGAATGGAAATCTTATCGCGGCTAGATAAGATCATCCCACCTTGATAACTTCGGAAAGCTGTACAGTTCGCAATGACTCTCTTCACCCCCCCCTGTCAGAGTGAGTCACTGAGTTATCTAATAGAGATGATGTCAACCGCCGGAAAGCAAATACTCGGAAGCAGAAATCCATCCAGAATGTATGTGCAAAGGTCAGAGCCAGCAAAACCAAAGCAGGAGTCCAATCGTCCCTAGCAGAAAACATGTTGTTGCAGGCGAGGCGGTGGAGAAGTTTTAGACATCAAAATCACCACTTTGACTTCGTAAAGATAGTGCTGAAAGACTATGAGCAGCAAAATTGTGGTATAGCAGCTCCAACCTAAAGAGAAATAGAATTCAAAAGTATCAGTTCACAGCCCGAGGCCGATATGCCTCACCAAGTCAATTTGGCCTTTATCGTGCCGTCAAATGCTACTGTCAGGCAGTTAATCCACGCAAAGGACAGCTGTACTTGGATTTCCGGGTTCCCAAACTGGGCTCGAGGTGGCCAGCCTCGTGATGTGAAGATAAAAATGGCTGCCTGCAGGCAAACATGCTAGGGCAGGCGTGCTATGCCCCAGCGGTTCCGAGGGGTATGACACGCAGTCCAGCTTGGGCAGGTTTTGTGTGTGCATGTTATTGGCCAATGCCTCTTTGCGCATATCATATCGGACGAGTACTTACGGGAACTCCAAATATACCCTCCTTTCCGCAGAGTCATATATTCCACTCGCCTCCGATTCTTTTCCCTCCTACCTTCTTCCCTTCCTTTCCTGAACCACGACGAAGATACAGCAGCTAACTGTATCTCAGCAACATAAAACATTGTGAGTCGATCACGATCCTCAACTGCTCGGGCTGATCAGAAGTGGAGGAATTGAATACGACACGATGCCTGGAATCATCCAAACAGAGTACGACGACGGGAGGGCCATCCGCGTCGGGCCCTACAGCGAAAGTAAGCTCCTGCAACCGCAAAATCACGTCCCAACCACACCCACCTGGCAACCGCACACCCAAAAGACGCCCACTGCGCATCGCGGTCCCCCTTCATTCCGAAGCCGGCCTCCTCCACTTGAAATACCCGCTGCACCATCCTGGACAGCGTACGGTTTGAACGAGCCGCAATGGATCCCAGGAGGACCAGCACCGATGATCTACAACCTCTCTCCGTATGCAAGAGTCGCTCTCCCCCCACTCGTCGATATCCATCCCATGTTGGTGTTCGACATGTACCAAGGCGACAACCCTGCCCTCTTCTGGACGATTGACCAACCGCCCAAGTACGCGGTCCCGACTCCCGGAAGGTCCAGTGAGAATCTGTACCACTGGAAGATGTTCCCCGCCACGAACCCGCCGTCCACCGCGCCCATAAACATACAAATCGAGAAATTCCCATCGCTCCTCGTCGTCGCGTCTTCATCAGATGGCAGCGTAGTCACGATTTATGACGTCCTGTCCGCGGTGTACACCGGTGCGCGCCGGGGTGCGATGGAGCTGTTTTGTCGTGCGCTCGGGCTGGATCCTCGTATGTTGAACTCGAATGAAATGGAGGTTTATGGCCGGATGGTTACGCGGGATAGCAGTCAGCGAGGCCCGACAATGGGTCAGGACGAGGTGAGCTCGAATGTGCGCTCGACGATGGGGTTCCAGACGCGGTGGGCTGGGCTGGCACCGAGTCGACACCAGGAAAACGTATGGGTGCTACACACCTTGTCCATTGCGCGGTGATTCAGCATCAGATGACCGAAGAAGAAACTATCCATCCGCATAGGAGAGTATCGTACCACGACGTTCGAAAGTAATCCTTCAccgcgacgacgacaaggCGATGGTGCAACTTCAACAACGAAAACCGCGTCTTGGGCAGGCAACCACGTGATTGGCGTATGTTTGGTGTAGACCGAAAACGTAAAACGACAGGCACAGCCACAGAGTCGGGAGCAATGTGGGGTCCCCATCCAGACGCCCACCTAAATTTCACCTAGCTATAGGTAGAACATATCTTCGCAGCCGATGTCACTTGGAATTCCGGCGTATCATCTCAATATATCAGTCtgtgttattttttttgcgaaGAAGTTTCTGTAcacaacttgaagcttgaagaatgTCTCGGAATTGTAGTGTCAGTCTGAGTAAGCCACACAAGTAGAGTTTCCTGGTATAATCGACGTTCAATATATCTCGAGAGATCACGTAAATACACGGATAGGAAACAGTATATGTTGCATATCAGCTTACGCAGAGTCCGCGTCGGATTATCTCTACATTGCACGCGTTTGTGTGGATTAGTAACCCGACCAACCCTGCAGAGAGTGCTTATAAACCTCTTACCATCGACACCATATCCCCACATCAACTCTGAACGACCATGACCACTCTCATCACAGGCGGAACAGGAAAGACAGGGTTACACCTCGccaacctcctccaccaaGCCGGGCACCCAGTCCTAATCGCATCCCGCTCCGGAACCGCACCCGCCCCATTCCAATCTTCCACCGTAAAATTCGACTGGCTAAATCCCGACACACACAAAAACCCATTCACCATCGACGCCAACATCGAGCGCGTGTACCTTGTCGCCCCGAACCACGTGTATGACCCGCTTCCTAGTATGCAGCCGTTCCTTGACTTGGCGGTATCGAAGGGCGTGAGGCGATTCGTGCTGCTTACTGGATCGCAGTGGCATATTGGAGAGCTTCCGCTAGGGACAGTCCATCAGTACCTGCTAAATCTGAACGTCGAATACGCGGTTATCAAGCCAACGTGGTTTATAGGTAAACCGAGTTTTCAAGAGTCAGGCTAAATGACTGATAAACCAGTCGCTAGACAACTTTGCATCGCTGTTCTTGGCTAGTATCCGGGATAGAGACGAAGTTTTCTCTGCTGCGGGTGACGGGCGCATTCCATTTGTGTCAGCTGAAGACATCGCGCACGCAGCGTTCGAAGCGCTCACGGCTAAACAATCCCCCAATAAAGAGTACTTCGTCCTCGGCCCGGAGCTATACACCTACGAAGAAGTAAGccgtctccatctccacTCAATCGTACGCTGTCTGACATGCGTTACCGTCACTTCAAGGTGGCGAAGCTGTTTTCCACCGTCCTAGGCCGCGAAATCCGGTACAGGCGCCTGAGTGTCGAAGAACAGACGCAGATTTTCGCAAGTGTGATGCCAGCCGAGTACGCGCGCAAGCTGGCTGGAACTGAGCAATTGGCATCACAAGGCGCAGAAGAGAAGCTTTTCAGAGAGGGTGGGGAGAAGAGTTTTATCGGGAAGCAGACCTTATTGGGGTTCATCGAGAAGAATAAAAATATATGGGTTAAGAAGGGTGATGCTGCGTAGTGTAATGGAATCACCCTCTACCGCCATTGTTACTCATTTTCCTTGTACTGCGATACCCCGATTGATTGCAGGAAATCAATCTACATACCTATCTGTAATTCGGCACAATGCAATGAAGTGATATGGGTATTGATGTTGGAAGTGTCAGTGAACGAGGTCAACAAGCTGCACCGGCGCATTCACATACGTACCGTGTAGTATATCCGAGTGTTTGAACATCGTGTTTGAGAAAGTCTAATCGCTATAAATTGTGCATAGCGTGATCTATCGTGTATACGTCAAAAGAAGTGCATGATAGGCTGTATCCGAAGTCGAATAAAGAGATTGCGTCAAATGACTTAGCGTATTTCGACCATGGGTGGGTTATTTGGGAAGCGGCAGTAGCAGATTCGGCTCTAACTGTGTGTTACCATACTGGAAATCAATACACCGTTTAAAATTTTCTGGCAGGTGTACCTTTTTCGAATTCTAGGTGTGGTTTGCAATTCAACGAAAACAAACGATAAAAGAAACGGTATGGCTTCAATCAGACTGGCATCCAGATTGAAACCCGCAGAAAAGGCTCCAAATATCAATAGATGCCCGACTCAGCGGATAGACTCTTTTTTTACAACATATTTTTCAAGAAGGTCTTCTAATCCCATCGACGTGTGTCGACGTGCATCGACAACGAGGCACTATCAACATCCGTGAGTGCCATCTAAACCCCTTTTATTCATAATGACTAGGGAGATCAAATAAATTTGATCAGGGTCTATGAGAGGAAAGCTGTCGCGCGCGTCTATGACGCgctgattagattagatgTCAGCAAGTCGCGTTCTCTCAAAGGCCTTTGTTCATGCTCTCGTATATAGTCACTCGTTTTCTGATCCTTCCCTTTTCTCATCTCTCTTCATACTCACATAGCTCGTTAGGTTTGTTTAGATCTTGTAGACATCTCTCTTCATACTCACATAGCTCGTTAGGCCTTGCCTAAGGCTCTTTTTGCATCAGCCATTCCGGCACGCTTGAGAGACGCTCGTGGCCGCTTTCTCCCTGGGTCATTAAACACCCAAGCGTCGTCTGACAGTGAAAGCGACTCTGTACTTTCGCAGTCAACCTCCGGGCAGTCAACCGACGACGAATCACAACTAGTGGCCGCGCTTCTGAGTGTTTCCCTTTCATCACCAActccctcttctccatcGTCCCTTTCATCAACATCGGAGTCTAACATGTCCTCTTCTGCTAGTGGTGAAGGAAACTCCCCGTCAAATGGCATGGGTTTCGGTTCAGGCATCATGCTCACCAACGAGCAACTCGAGATCCTCATCTCTCGAGGTCTGATCGGCAACCAACGCATCGAGGTTCCCGCGGGTCCTGCTACGGTCACTGCAGCACCGCAAGCTGCGCAGATCCCGCCCTTCATCAGCAATGCTTCTTCAAGTACAGCGCCAAGTGAGTCTCTCGTTGATCTCTTTCCCGACGTTCCCCGCGCTACCATCTTGGAGATTGTCCAATTCACATTCCACCctttcaacctcaacaaACTTGACCTGTCTGCACACGAGAAAGTTCACGACGCTCGCTCTTCGCTGGTCTTGGAGAACGATAGCCTCACAGTCAAAGCTCGCATTGGGACTGCCAAAGATTACCCCACCCTCCAATCCCTGCTCGAACCTCTATTCATTTATTTCAACATCCTGGGGCAGTATGCTGCCTCGTCGGGGTCAGCGCGGGCGACGGCAGAGGTTACCTCCGCCTTTGCGTATTATTGCGCGCAGATCACTACGTTCAGTCGAACGTATCAATGGCACGCTGTTCTCGCATACCATCAACGCTTTTTTCTGCGTCGGTCAAAGGAGATGGCCCATGGTGATTATTCTGGGTGGAAAGTTCCGGATGCGGCCTTGCAAGCAATTTGTTTGACGCCCCACACGCGCCCGCTAACTGCTACAGCTTCCAAGGGTCGTTTGGGCGCTGCAGGTGCATCCAGTTCATCTTCCCCATCCTCTTCTGCAAAGACCCCTACGGCGCAGCAGACCTGCTTTAATTTCAATCGGGGTACCTGCAAATCTTTGCCGTGCCCATCCGGTCGCATTCACAAGTGCCAGAGTTGCGGTTCAGAGGACCATGGTAAGGCTGACTGTTCACGAAGCGGGTAGGGACTCGCTGGGGCGAGCACaaattctctttcttctttgctttcctctttttcaaAAAACTTTGTACCCGCTCGCTCCAATAACCATTTGCTTCTCAATTTGTGTTCAACTTCTTTTATTTCTTCATGCCCCCCTTTGGTTAATGATGTTGTTACTCATTCTACTTTCAAACACCATCCTCATGCTGAATTTATTAATCCCTTTGATTCTACTTTCTCCATCCCCCACTCTAATTTGTTTCCACCTTCTCACCACCTTCCACCTCTTCGTCCTAACACAGACCCCCGCTGTAATTCGTTTAATAATTTTAatgcttctctttcttcacaAAGAGTCTCTACCCCACTCGTGTCCCAGTCCTGGTCTTATTTCCTCCGTGATTACCCTGACCGTGAATTTGTCTCATCCCTGCTTAACATTATTGAGCATGGGGCAAATATTGGCTTTGTGGGTCCCGATGCTGCACACTCTTGCAGCAATCTCCGATCCGCATTTGAGGATCTCTCCTTTATGGACACTGCTGTCAGCAAGCTTGTCTCAAATTCTCAGATTTGTGGACCGTTCGCTGAACCTCCGCTGCCAAACTTCTTTTGCTCTCCCTTAGGCGCAGTCTCACGGAAACATGACCCTACTAAGCGCCGGTTGATCAACCATTTATCTTTTCCGCCGGGCAAGTCAATCAATGACGGCATTGCTGACTCCGAGGCTCACATTCATTATGACATGTTTGAGCGGGCGGTTGAGGACTTGGTTCTTTCAGGACCAGGTTCTCTAATGGCAAAGCTTGATTTGAAAGATGCCTTTCGCCATGTTCCCATACGTCCAGACGATTGGCACCACTTGGGTTTCTCCTGGAGGGGCTTATTCTATTACTGCACCGTGCTGACCTTTGGTTTACGCTCTGCACCCTACATATTCAATCTCTTTGCGGAGGCGCTTCATTGGATTATCCAACGCCATATTCCCGCTGCCTTGCGTCACTATTTGGACGACTTTTTCCTCAATTTTGGCACCTTGCTTCCTGAGTCTTTGTGCACTCATGCTGTGGAGTGGGTTATGGGCCTCGGTCGTTGCCTTGGGCTGGAGTTTCAAGGTGCTAAAACGGTCTGGCCGTCTACGTCTATCGAGTTCCTTGGCATTGAACTCGATTCCGTCAGGATGGAAGCCCGGCTTCCTCACGACAAAATTGTTTTCCTTCGCAAGTTGCTTGCTACGTGGGATGGCAAGAAGTTGGCATCGTTACGGGAGGTGCAAGAGCTAGTAGGGTACCTGCAATTTGCATCGCAGGTTATCCCTTACTCTCGTACATTTATCCGTCGAATCATTGATTTTTCAATGAAGTTCTCCACGCCCTTCCAGCGCCGACACGTCCCAAGAGGAGCGCGAGCTGATATCCGCTGGTGGGCGGTTTATTGCTTACCATGGAATGGTATCCGTCTTCTGTCCCCATCGAAGCCCAAAGTCGAAGTCTTTACAGACGCTAGTGGTTCCAAGGGCATGGGAGGTCACTTTGGCGACAAATGGTTCTCTGCTCGCTGCCCTCGGCGCATACGTCCTCGAGATATTCAGTATAAAGAAGCGCTCGCGGTTCTGCAGGCTATGTTGCGCTGGGGTGATCTCTGGTTTGGCTGCCATGTTGTTTTCCGTGTGGATAACGAAGCCGTCGTAGGGTGGCTGTCTTCTGGTACCGGCCGCTCAGCTGTGTCCATGTCAATTGTTCGGATGATCTTCATGATGGCAGCGCATCTcaacttttctttttcttgcgtATGGATTCCCACTGAGCAG contains:
- a CDS encoding Agroclavine dehydrogenase, which gives rise to MTTLITGGTGKTGLHLANLLHQAGHPVLIASRSGTAPAPFQSSTVKFDWLNPDTHKNPFTIDANIERVYLVAPNHVYDPLPSMQPFLDLAVSKGVRRFVLLTGSQWHIGELPLGTVHQYLLNLNVEYAVIKPTWFIDNFASLFLASIRDRDEVFSAAGDGRIPFVSAEDIAHAAFEALTAKQSPNKEYFVLGPELYTYEEVAKLFSTVLGREIRYRRLSVEEQTQIFASVMPAEYARKLAGTEQLASQGAEEKLFREGGEKSFIGKQTLLGFIEKNKNIWVKKGDAA